The DNA window GATCTGATGACAAACGTGGCGATTGCGTTGCCGCGCAGTCCGATGCACCTGGCCCACACCGCGTACGACCTGCAGACGCTGAGCCGAGGGCGGTTCCGGCTGGGTCTCGGCTCGCAGATCCGCCCGCACATCGAGAAGCGGTACGGCGCGCAGTGGTCGCGCCCGGCCGCGCGGATGCGCGAGACCGTCCTGGCGATCAAGGCGATCTTCGATGCCTGGGAGGGCAATTCGCGTCTGCGCTTCGAGGGCGAATTCACCACGCACACGTTGATGCCGCCGACGTTCGATCCCGGCCCCAACCCGTACGGTCCGCCGCCGATCTGCCTCGGTGCCCTCGGGCCGGTCATGACGCGCACGGCCGCCGAGGTGGCCGACGGGCTGCTCGTGATGCCCTTCAACAGCGCCCGGCATTTTCGGGAGCGGACGATGCCGGCCGTCGCGGCGGGTCTCGAGCGGGGCGGGCGCACCGCGGCGGACCTCGCGATCTACCCGCAGGTGATCGTCGGGGTGGGGCGCACGCCGGAGGAACTGAGCGCGGCATCGCGTGGGGTGCGCGAGCTGCTCGCGTTCTACGGATCGACCCCCGCCTATCGCCCCGTTCTGGAGGTCGAGGGCTGGGAAGGGCTGCAGCCCGAGCTCAATGCCCTCTCCAAGAACGGCGAGTACGCGGCGATGACCGATCTCGTCGACGACACGATGCTGGCGACGCTGGCGGTGCACGGTACCCCCGAGGAGTGCGCGGCCGAGATCGTCGCGCGGTTCGGCGACCACGCCGACCGCGTGTGCTGCTACTTTCCCGGGTACCCGGTGCGGGAACAGCACATCGCAGATCTGGTGGCCGCGGTGAAGGCACCGGCCTCGTGAGCCCGATCCGCGTGGCGGTCTCCGACGGCGTCGCGATCCTCACGCTCGATCGCCCCCGACACCGCAACGCGTTCAACGGCGAGATGGGCCGACGACTGGGCGAGCTCTATCGGCGATTCGACGAGGACGACGACGTCCGGGTGCTCGTCCTGACCGGGACACCGCCGGCCTTCTGCGCCGGTGCGGACCTGACCCCCGGACCCGACACCTTCGCGTCGCCCACCGACGCCGACTTCACAGCCTCTCCGGTGCACCCGCCGGCATTCGACCTGCGCAAGCCGGTGATCGCGGCGGTGAACGGCCACGCGATCGGCATCGGGCTGACGTTGGCGATGCAGGCCGACATCCGCATCGTGGCGGCGGACGCCAAGTACGCGATTCCGCAGGTGCGGCGGGGCGTGGTCCCGGATGCGATGTCGCACTGGACCGTTCCTCGCGCAGCGGGTAGCGCGGCGGCCGCGGACATTCTCCTCACCGGGCGCACGTTCGACGGCGCCGAGGCGGTACGTCTCGGCATCGCGAGTCGCAGCCTGCCGGCCGACGAGGTGCTGCCGGCCGCAGTGACGACGGCCCGCGACATCGCGGTGCACACCTCGCCGATGTCGGTGGCCCTGAGCAAGCGCCTGCTGTGGGACACACTCCGGCACGGGTTCACCCCCGGCCAGGTCGCGGAGTACGAGACCGTACTGCATCACCGCGTGATGGGGACGGCGGACTCGGCCGAGGGAGTGCGGGCCTTCGTCGAGCGCAGAGAGCCGCGATGGACGGCCCACGTCGGACGTGACTGGAAGGAACTGCCATGGGAATGAACGGGTTCGGTCCCGGCACCACGACGGAAGAGGTACTCGACGGCGTCGATCTGACCGGACGGACCGCGTTGGTGACCGGCGTGACCGGCGGGCTCG is part of the Rhodococcus sp. SGAir0479 genome and encodes:
- a CDS encoding TIGR03617 family F420-dependent LLM class oxidoreductase, translated to MKVDVQLDGRPENAAQRARELAALGVDGLFTFEGPHDVFLPLVAAAAATDVDLMTNVAIALPRSPMHLAHTAYDLQTLSRGRFRLGLGSQIRPHIEKRYGAQWSRPAARMRETVLAIKAIFDAWEGNSRLRFEGEFTTHTLMPPTFDPGPNPYGPPPICLGALGPVMTRTAAEVADGLLVMPFNSARHFRERTMPAVAAGLERGGRTAADLAIYPQVIVGVGRTPEELSAASRGVRELLAFYGSTPAYRPVLEVEGWEGLQPELNALSKNGEYAAMTDLVDDTMLATLAVHGTPEECAAEIVARFGDHADRVCCYFPGYPVREQHIADLVAAVKAPAS
- a CDS encoding enoyl-CoA hydratase/isomerase family protein, encoding MSPIRVAVSDGVAILTLDRPRHRNAFNGEMGRRLGELYRRFDEDDDVRVLVLTGTPPAFCAGADLTPGPDTFASPTDADFTASPVHPPAFDLRKPVIAAVNGHAIGIGLTLAMQADIRIVAADAKYAIPQVRRGVVPDAMSHWTVPRAAGSAAAADILLTGRTFDGAEAVRLGIASRSLPADEVLPAAVTTARDIAVHTSPMSVALSKRLLWDTLRHGFTPGQVAEYETVLHHRVMGTADSAEGVRAFVERREPRWTAHVGRDWKELPWE